Proteins encoded in a region of the Pieris rapae chromosome 10, ilPieRapa1.1, whole genome shotgun sequence genome:
- the LOC110991319 gene encoding sodium/potassium-transporting ATPase subunit beta-2 translates to MGVDQANGVVNYCRRPPQRPFLQRIQYAIWDPEERKFLGRTPKRWGVIGLIYLVMYICIIIFFSICMCGLLASVDEHIPYFTLADSIIGNNPGMGHRPVVFEEGALIWYRLDNETSYKKYTDNLDEFLAPYKNKSLLINKGENQVDCQLKNPHAGDVCTFDTSLLGPCSSENDYGYADGTPCLIIKLNKIYDWQPQFYDDPGDLPPNMPPDIVNYINTTMTPEERRQVWLSCKGERPADTESLGPLRYWPNPGLPGIYFPYNNTPGYLSPLVAVQLLNPIRGQIINIRCRAWARNIVFTESLKERMGSTHLEIMVD, encoded by the exons ATGGGTGTGGACCAAGCAAATGGAGTCGTGAACTATTGCAGACGACCACCACAAAGACCTTTCCTTCAGAGGATACAATATGCGATCTGGGATCCGGAGGAACGAAAATTTCTGGGTCGAACGCCAAAACGATGGG GAGTCATAGGCCTCATCTACCTCGTAATGTACATCtgcattataatattcttctCCATCTGCATGTGTGGTCTTCTCGCATCCGTGGACGAGCATATACCCTACTTCACACTCGCTGACTCCATAATTG GAAACAACCCCGGTATGGGGCATAGGCCTGTTGTCTTTGAGGAGGGAGCTCTTATCTGGTACAGATTGGACAATGAAACCTCATACAAAAAGTACACGGACAATTTAGATGAATTCTTAGCAc cttataagaataaatctCTGCTCATCAACAAAGGAGAGAATCAAGTAGATTGTCAGCTGAAGAATCCTCATGCGGGTGATGTGTGTACCTTCGACACATCCCTACTGGGGCCGTGTTCCAGCGAAAACGACTATGGCTATGCTGACGGCACGCCCtgtcttattataaaacttaataag atatacgACTGGCAGCCCCAGTTTTACGACGATCCTGGTGACTTGCCACCCAACATGCCCCCGGACATCGTGAACTATATAAATACCACTATGACACCAGAAGAG CGTCGCCAAGTATGGCTGTCGTGCAAGGGCGAGCGACCGGCAGACACAGAATCACTGGGACCTTTGCGGTACTGGCCAAATCCTGGACTACCGGGAATCTATTTCCCCTACAACAACACACCCGGATACCTCAGCCCTCTAGTCGCTGTGCAACTATTGAATCCTATAC GtggtcaaataataaacatccGGTGTAGAGCTTGGGCGCGCAACATTGTCTTCACTGAG